The proteins below come from a single Hirundo rustica isolate bHirRus1 chromosome 6, bHirRus1.pri.v3, whole genome shotgun sequence genomic window:
- the RPS13 gene encoding small ribosomal subunit protein uS15, translating to MGRMHAPGKGLSQSALPYRRSVPTWLKLTSDDVKEQIYKLAKKGLTPSQIGVILRDSHGVAQVRFVTGNKILRILKSKGLAPDLPEDLYHLIKKAVAVRKHLERNRKDKDAKFRLILIESRIHRLARYYKTKRVLPPNWKYESSTASALVA from the exons ATGGGTCGCATGCACGCTCCGGG AAAGGGCCTGTCCCAGTCGGCCTTGCCCTACAGGCGCAGCGTGCCCACG TGGCTGAAACTTACTTCTGATGATGTAAAGGAACAGATCTACAAGTTGGCTAAAAAAGGTCTGACTCCCTCCCAAATTG GTGTGATCCTGAGGGATTCCCACGGTGTTGCCCAGGTTCGCTTTGTTACTGGCAACAAGATTCTGAGAATCCTTAAATCAAAGGGACTGGCCCCAGACCTCCCAGAGGATCTTTATCATTTGATCAAGAAGGCAGTTGCTGTTCGCAAGCATCTTGAGAGGAATAGAAAG GACAAAGATGCCAAGTTCCGTCTGATTCTGATTGAGAGCAGGATCCATAGGTTGGCTCGCTACTACAAAACCAAGAGAGTGCTACCACCCAACTGGAAGTA TGAATCATCGACAGCTTCTGCCCTGGTCGCATAA